One Panicum virgatum strain AP13 chromosome 3N, P.virgatum_v5, whole genome shotgun sequence DNA segment encodes these proteins:
- the LOC120666422 gene encoding disease resistance protein PIK6-NP-like, with product MLAHGQHLYLRSADRYTSSTVLQYTSKPKHFHPYHSYPTQTSRELAIMDVLAGAMGNFGPKLLQLLQDEYNLTKELKEQVKSVSKEMKFIKAALEKLGEGRPDQLDPQLRIWSGEVRESLYDMEDVVDAFLVRVEGAGYTQSRLKRSTEWMGQLFSNVKARHNIASIIQDIKKQLEEVKDMRDKYEVDAVKPAAERIDPRLGALYQNASKLVGIEEPRDKLVEMLLSISTDGMSSKELKKVWVVGSGGLGKTTLAKVAYDKVKLKFDCCASVQVGQTPVAKKILKGILVGLINDERGRNNIGHHDNEMYTGADLMGLQRTS from the coding sequence ATGCTCGCACATGGCCAGCATCTCTATCTGCGGTCGGCAGATAGATACACGAGCAGCACGGTGCTTCAATATACTAGCAAACCCAAGCACTTCCATCCATACCACAGCTACCCAACGCAAACATCTAGGGAGCTCGCCATCATGGATGTGCTAGCGGGGGCGATGGGCAACTTCGGCCCCAAGCTGCTCCAGCTGCTCCAAGATGAGTACAATCTGACGAAGGAGTTGAAGGAGCAAGTGAAGTCCGTCTCCAAGGAGATGAAGTTCATCAAGGCTGCCCTCGAGAAGTTGGGAGAGGGTCGACCAGACCAGCTGGATCCACAGCTCCGGATCTGGTCCGGTGAGGTCAGAGAGTCCTTGTATGACATGGAGGACGTCGTCGACGCCTTTCTGGTCCGCGTGGAGGGTGCCGGCTACACCCAAAGCAGGCTCAAACGCTCCACAGAATGGATGGGACAGCTGTTCAGTAATGTCAAAGCTCGCCACAACATCGCTAGCATCATCCAAGACATCAAGAAGCAACTTGAGGAGGTGAAGGATATGCGTGACAAGTACGAGGTTGACGCAGTCAAGCCTGCTGCCGAAAGGATTGATCCTCGCCTTGGTGCCCTCTACCAAAATGCTTCAAAGCTTGTTGGCATCGAGGAGCCAAGGGATAAGCTCGTTGAGATGCTCCTGTCCATCAGTACGGACGGCATGTCCAGCAAGGAGCTGAAAAAAGTCTGGGTTGTCGGGTCTGGAGGACTGGGCAAGACCACTCTCGCCAAGGTTGCATATGACAAGGTTAAGCTGAAATTCGATTGCTGTGCTTCTGTTCAAGTGGGCCAGACACCTGTCGCAAAGAAAATCCTGAAGGGCATTCTCGTTGGTCTCATCAACGACGAGAGAGGAAGAAACAACATCGGTCATCATGACAACGAAATGTACACCGGGGCTGATCTGATGGGATTGCAGAGGACCTCATAA